The Marinitoga hydrogenitolerans DSM 16785 DNA segment TGTAAAAGACCCACAGGGATTGTTTTATTCATCACCAAAACAGTTAAGTAGTTTAGGTATAAATACAAAAATGAGGCATAACGTAAAAAAGGTAAATTTTAAAGAAAAAAAATTATTGATAGAAAATTTAGAAACAGGAGAGATATTTGAAAATGAATATGACAAATTAATTATTACGACAGGATCCTGGCCAATAATGCCCGATATTGAAGGCATTAATATGGATAATATATTATTGTCAAAAAATTTTTATCATGCTCAGAATATAATAAGTAAAATAGAAAATGTAAAAAAAGTAGTAGTAGTAGGTGCAGGATATATAGGAGTTGAGTTAGTGGAAGCTTTTAGAAAACAAGGAAAAAATGTTACTTTGATAGATATTGAAGATAGAATCTTGAGTAAATATCTAGATAAAGAATTTACAGATATTGCAGAAGAAGCATTAAAGGAAAATGGGGTTAAATTAGCATTGGGTGAAAAAGTTGTTAAATTTGAAGGTGAAAATAATAAAGTAAAAAAAGTTATTACGACAAAAAGCGAGCATGAGGCAGATTTAGTAATATTATCTATAGGGTTTAAACCAAATACAGACTTATTTAAGAATAAATTAAAAATGTTGGATAATGGAGCTATTATTGTTGACGAGTATATGAGAGCGAGTGAAAAAGATGTTTATGCTGCAGGAGATTGTTGTGCAGTTTATTATAATCCATTGAAAGAGTATGAGTATATACCATTAGCAACAAATGCAATAAGAATGGGAACTATTGCAGCATATAATCTAAAGGAAAAAAGATTAAAACATTTAGGTACTCAAGGAACATCAGGAATAAAAATCTATGGAAAC contains these protein-coding regions:
- a CDS encoding FAD-dependent oxidoreductase; the encoded protein is MKIAIIGCTHAGTAAAINSAKLYKNAEITVYERNDNISFLSCGIALHVEGVVKDPQGLFYSSPKQLSSLGINTKMRHNVKKVNFKEKKLLIENLETGEIFENEYDKLIITTGSWPIMPDIEGINMDNILLSKNFYHAQNIISKIENVKKVVVVGAGYIGVELVEAFRKQGKNVTLIDIEDRILSKYLDKEFTDIAEEALKENGVKLALGEKVVKFEGENNKVKKVITTKSEHEADLVILSIGFKPNTDLFKNKLKMLDNGAIIVDEYMRASEKDVYAAGDCCAVYYNPLKEYEYIPLATNAIRMGTIAAYNLKEKRLKHLGTQGTSGIKIYGNNIAATGLTETVAKSKGIDVESILITENHRPEFMPTFENLKFKVVYEKKNGIILGAQIISKADLTQSINTMSVIIQNKMKMEELAFVDFFFQPHFNKPWNFLNIAGLEYINKK